From the genome of Candidatus Electrothrix communis, one region includes:
- a CDS encoding PAS domain-containing protein — MLREVFDALPSMVFVVDQDVRIQEYNAAAEEFMRSGRNTILQQRAGEILHCIHSKKAPKGCGRSHKCSDCIIRNSVTQALQGKRVVRRRTRMEIMQNDHKTEIYALVTVSQFSFRGSPHALLVIEEINEIAELYNMIFICPVCGKVQDDKKVWMQVEAYFKNNWNVECSHGYCPDCFKMEMKKIKSSSKNRKNLPIID; from the coding sequence ATGCTGAGGGAGGTTTTTGATGCCCTGCCTTCCATGGTCTTTGTGGTCGATCAGGATGTTAGGATTCAGGAATATAATGCGGCGGCAGAGGAATTTATGCGCTCCGGGCGAAACACCATTCTTCAACAGCGTGCCGGAGAAATACTTCATTGTATTCATTCTAAAAAAGCACCAAAAGGGTGCGGAAGGTCGCACAAATGCTCTGATTGCATTATTAGAAATTCCGTCACTCAGGCCTTGCAGGGCAAGCGTGTTGTTCGCCGGCGGACTCGTATGGAAATCATGCAGAATGATCATAAGACCGAGATATACGCATTAGTCACGGTATCACAGTTTTCCTTTCGCGGCAGTCCCCATGCCCTTTTGGTGATTGAAGAAATCAACGAGATAGCTGAATTGTACAATATGATCTTCATCTGTCCGGTTTGCGGGAAAGTACAGGACGATAAGAAAGTCTGGATGCAGGTTGAGGCATATTTCAAAAATAACTGGAATGTCGAATGCTCACACGGCTATTGTCCTGATTGCTTTAAGATGGAGATGAAAAAAATAAAATCATCTTCAAAGAACAGGAAGAATTTGCCGATTATTGATTAA
- a CDS encoding DUF1294 domain-containing protein: MGCKGTLTSWDDEKGFGFITPEGAGKRIFVHIKSFTNRRQRPELHQIVSYSLSSDNQGRPCAVQVALPHEKRKLKMKKGTCSYTIAFFFLAAVTCSFFAGKIPLLIICLYFIISLLTFLVYAKDKSAAKKGAWRTPESTLHLFSLFGGWPGALVAQQTLRHKSKKQSFRFVFWLTVLLNCAGLFWLFTPTGAAKLNLLIEKGREIGLLKNIF; the protein is encoded by the coding sequence ATGGGTTGCAAAGGGACATTAACCTCTTGGGATGATGAAAAGGGATTCGGTTTTATTACCCCTGAAGGGGCCGGGAAACGAATTTTTGTCCACATTAAGTCCTTTACCAACCGCAGACAGCGACCTGAACTTCATCAGATAGTGAGTTATAGCTTGTCTTCGGATAATCAGGGCCGCCCTTGCGCAGTGCAGGTTGCCTTGCCTCATGAAAAACGTAAACTGAAGATGAAGAAAGGTACCTGCTCCTATACAATCGCTTTTTTCTTTCTTGCAGCTGTCACCTGTTCATTTTTTGCCGGAAAAATACCGCTTCTGATTATCTGTCTGTATTTCATTATCAGTCTACTGACCTTTCTTGTTTACGCGAAAGATAAATCAGCAGCAAAGAAAGGGGCGTGGCGGACACCGGAAAGTACCCTCCATCTGTTTTCACTGTTCGGGGGCTGGCCGGGTGCGCTTGTTGCGCAACAAACATTACGTCACAAGTCGAAAAAGCAATCGTTTCGTTTTGTGTTTTGGTTAACGGTCCTGCTGAATTGCGCTGGATTGTTCTGGTTATTTACACCGACGGGAGCGGCTAAGCTCAATCTGCTGATAGAGAAAGGCCGTGAAATTGGCCTGCTGAAAAATATTTTTTAA
- a CDS encoding NAD(P)/FAD-dependent oxidoreductase, which translates to MSCTPLDKVQNSYDVIVIGSGLGGLTCANRLAKAGHAVLLLEHHIQLGGLATWFKRGGHIFDVSLHGFPHGMIKTCKKYWSKEIKDSIVQLKKIAFDNPQFSLTTTFAKDDFVRILHEDFKIDRTTVDDFFNTVRAMNFYDDQGMTTRELFEQFFPGRSDVHRLLMEPITYANGSTLDEPAITYGIVFSNFMSRGVFTFEGGTDKLIGMMADDLERSGVTVCTGAKVERVLVDNGKTRGVLVGGREITAKAVVSNSGITNTIDNLAGREAFSADFLSRFDKVVVNNSSCQVYFGIRKGESFPDIGDLLFTSTSEKFSSEEMRRMDTKSRTFSVYYPKTRPEKPDYTVVASMNGNYDDWAGLDDVAYKEAKEVMVERCFVDLERYIPGIRDKVDTISSATPKTFNRYTLHTRGTSFGTKFEGLDISRSLFKEVGGLFHVGSVGIIMSGWLGAINYGVIVANDVDAYVRA; encoded by the coding sequence ATGTCCTGTACACCTCTTGACAAGGTTCAAAACAGCTACGATGTTATTGTTATCGGCTCCGGTCTCGGCGGCCTGACCTGTGCCAACCGCCTTGCCAAGGCGGGCCATGCGGTTCTCCTGCTGGAGCATCATATCCAGTTGGGGGGGTTGGCGACCTGGTTTAAGCGGGGAGGGCATATCTTTGATGTCTCGCTGCATGGTTTTCCGCACGGGATGATCAAGACCTGCAAAAAATACTGGTCCAAGGAAATTAAAGACTCCATTGTCCAGCTCAAAAAGATTGCCTTTGATAATCCTCAGTTTTCCCTGACCACCACCTTTGCCAAGGATGATTTTGTTCGCATCCTCCATGAGGATTTCAAGATTGATCGGACCACAGTGGATGATTTTTTCAACACAGTCAGGGCGATGAATTTTTATGATGATCAGGGCATGACCACCCGGGAGCTTTTTGAGCAGTTCTTTCCGGGGCGATCCGATGTCCATCGCCTCCTTATGGAGCCCATTACCTATGCCAACGGCTCTACGCTGGATGAGCCCGCCATTACCTACGGGATTGTCTTTTCCAATTTCATGAGTCGGGGTGTGTTCACCTTTGAGGGCGGTACAGATAAACTCATCGGCATGATGGCGGATGATCTGGAAAGGAGCGGGGTGACCGTCTGCACCGGGGCCAAGGTCGAGCGGGTCTTGGTTGATAACGGCAAAACCAGGGGCGTCCTTGTCGGAGGTCGGGAAATTACGGCCAAGGCTGTGGTCTCTAATTCCGGCATCACCAATACCATTGATAACTTAGCTGGACGAGAAGCCTTTAGCGCTGATTTTCTTTCTCGTTTCGATAAGGTGGTGGTGAATAACTCTTCCTGCCAGGTTTATTTTGGTATTCGTAAGGGCGAGTCCTTCCCGGATATAGGAGATCTGCTCTTTACCTCAACGTCTGAGAAATTTTCCTCAGAAGAAATGCGGCGCATGGACACCAAGAGCCGCACCTTCTCGGTCTACTATCCTAAGACCCGTCCAGAAAAGCCGGATTACACCGTGGTTGCCTCTATGAACGGTAATTACGACGACTGGGCAGGGCTGGATGATGTTGCCTATAAAGAAGCCAAAGAGGTTATGGTGGAGCGTTGCTTTGTTGATTTGGAGCGATATATCCCCGGCATCCGTGATAAAGTGGATACCATTTCTTCAGCCACACCCAAGACTTTTAATCGCTACACCCTCCATACCAGAGGCACCTCCTTCGGCACCAAGTTCGAGGGGCTGGATATCTCCCGTTCTCTCTTTAAAGAGGTGGGCGGTCTGTTTCATGTGGGTTCGGTGGGAATTATCATGAGTGGCTGGCTGGGGGCGATCAATTACGGGGTGATTGTGGCCAATGATGTGGATGCGTATGTCCGTGCATAA